One window from the genome of Sulfurimonas hongkongensis encodes:
- the rplS gene encoding 50S ribosomal protein L19, translating to MRNKYIENFEKAQVAEKNIPDFRAGDTVRLAVTIKEGDKSRIQNYEGVCIAKRGQGTGQTVTVRKIGANGVGIERIFPLYTDSINEITVIRRGRVRRAKLFYLRDLAGKKARIKELRRK from the coding sequence ATGAGAAATAAGTACATAGAAAACTTTGAAAAAGCACAAGTAGCAGAGAAAAATATTCCTGACTTTCGTGCTGGTGATACTGTTCGTTTGGCAGTAACGATTAAAGAGGGTGATAAATCTCGTATACAAAACTACGAGGGCGTCTGTATTGCAAAAAGAGGACAAGGAACAGGTCAAACTGTAACAGTCCGTAAAATAGGAGCTAACGGTGTTGGTATAGAGAGAATCTTTCCACTATATACTGACTCTATCAATGAGATAACAGTTATTCGTCGCGGTCGTGTCCGTCGTGCGAAACTATTTTATCTTCGTGATCTTGCTGGTAAAAAAGCTCGCATTAAAGAACTTAGAAGAAAATAA